In Rhizobium jaguaris, a single window of DNA contains:
- a CDS encoding GtrA family protein, which translates to MNLLQDPRFQVVKYLLVGALTAALYFSILFFTVSILQIHHALSVSISYFCGTIFHFSANKIFTFGSKSQKILTEYLRYICLVILNYIITLIVVYLVVDVSGQSTYIGVGVAIAVTVGLGYGVTKLWVFQHSRG; encoded by the coding sequence ATGAATCTTCTTCAAGACCCAAGGTTTCAGGTCGTAAAATACCTTCTGGTCGGAGCGTTGACTGCGGCATTGTATTTCTCGATTCTCTTCTTCACGGTAAGTATCCTGCAAATTCATCACGCCTTATCCGTAAGTATATCATATTTTTGCGGAACAATTTTCCATTTTTCCGCAAACAAAATTTTTACATTCGGAAGCAAGAGTCAAAAAATACTTACGGAATATCTGCGTTACATCTGCCTGGTAATTTTAAACTATATAATCACTTTGATCGTCGTCTACCTCGTGGTTGATGTCTCAGGTCAGTCCACATACATCGGCGTTGGCGTCGCGATTGCTGTTACAGTTGGACTGGGGTATGGGGTCACGAAACTCTGGGTTTTTCAGCATAGCAGGGGGTAG
- a CDS encoding glycosyltransferase family 2 protein, which produces MVPQISLVVPVYKEEANIRPFLARAEAVFEKMGKSYEIIFSLDPSPDRTEEVILEEINRNSNIKLLLFSRRFGQPAATMAGILACTGETCVVIDVDLQDQPELIEQLYGKLSEGFEVVYATRRSRRGETWFKRTISHFGYTVINKLSDVKIPRNTGDFRIMTRRVIEQLRQLNETHGFLRGLVAYVGFKQGFIEYDRDERFAGRGNYNRLTGSFKIGLNGLVSFSSRPLFMMSIAGFILAAFSFLLGAWYVLQKLIGINLSAGLSTTVLIVTFFSGVQLLGLGLIGEYVGRIYDEVKRRPMYIVDRQVNFAEQKS; this is translated from the coding sequence ATGGTACCGCAAATTTCCCTCGTCGTACCGGTCTATAAAGAAGAGGCGAACATCCGTCCTTTTCTTGCCCGAGCCGAAGCGGTGTTCGAAAAAATGGGAAAATCATACGAGATTATTTTTTCTTTGGATCCGTCACCGGATCGTACCGAAGAGGTTATTCTCGAGGAGATCAATCGTAACTCCAATATCAAGCTATTGTTGTTCTCGCGCCGGTTCGGACAACCCGCGGCCACCATGGCAGGCATACTGGCTTGCACTGGTGAAACGTGCGTTGTGATAGATGTCGACCTCCAGGATCAGCCGGAACTGATTGAACAGCTTTATGGCAAGCTCTCCGAGGGCTTCGAGGTCGTATATGCTACGCGTCGCAGCCGACGCGGCGAGACTTGGTTCAAGCGTACAATTTCGCATTTCGGATATACCGTAATCAACAAGCTGAGCGACGTCAAAATCCCGCGCAATACTGGCGATTTCAGGATCATGACGCGCCGCGTTATCGAACAGCTGCGGCAACTTAATGAGACGCACGGATTTCTGAGAGGTTTGGTCGCGTACGTTGGTTTTAAGCAAGGCTTCATCGAGTATGACCGCGATGAACGATTTGCTGGAAGAGGAAATTATAACCGGTTGACCGGATCGTTTAAGATTGGTCTCAACGGGCTCGTCAGCTTCTCCTCGCGTCCGCTATTCATGATGTCGATTGCTGGCTTCATCCTTGCCGCCTTCAGCTTTTTGCTTGGTGCGTGGTATGTCCTCCAGAAGCTCATCGGCATAAATTTGTCCGCCGGCCTGTCGACGACAGTTCTGATTGTCACCTTCTTCTCGGGTGTCCAGCTACTTGGGCTCGGGCTTATCGGCGAATACGTCGGTAGAATCTATGACGAGGTTAAGCGTCGGCCCATGTACATTGTCGATCGGCAGGTTAATTTTGCGGAGCAGAAGTCGTGA